The following coding sequences are from one Enterococcus sp. 4G2_DIV0659 window:
- a CDS encoding CDP-alcohol phosphatidyltransferase family protein codes for MIGIYDYTVILTYGNAVFSIVGMYLALTQHIVEAIFCLVFSGICDMFDGFVANLKDRNKSEMNYGIQIDSLADLISFGVFPTVLGYASGLTQAIYLPLFVFYILAALIRLAHYNVTEMERKEQSDTCREYYEGLPVTSSAALIPILFFIAGRFQIAISLVYPATLLIIGFLFISKVKIKKVDPRKLIFGAFLGAILAFIIR; via the coding sequence ATGATTGGTATTTATGATTACACGGTAATACTGACTTATGGAAATGCAGTTTTTTCTATAGTTGGGATGTATTTAGCACTTACACAACATATTGTTGAAGCTATTTTTTGTTTAGTGTTTTCTGGCATTTGTGATATGTTTGATGGATTTGTTGCGAATCTCAAAGACCGTAATAAAAGTGAGATGAATTATGGAATTCAGATTGATTCCTTAGCGGATTTAATTAGTTTTGGTGTTTTTCCTACAGTACTTGGTTATGCATCTGGTTTGACGCAAGCTATTTATTTGCCCTTATTCGTATTTTATATTCTAGCAGCGTTAATTCGTTTGGCTCATTATAATGTGACTGAGATGGAACGAAAAGAACAGTCAGATACATGTAGAGAATATTATGAAGGATTACCGGTAACGAGCAGTGCAGCGTTGATACCGATTTTATTCTTTATTGCCGGTCGTTTTCAAATTGCAATTTCATTGGTCTATCCAGCGACATTGTTGATTATTGGTTTTTTATTTATTTCCAAAGTAAAAATCAAAAAGGTTGATCCTAGAAAATTGATTTTCGGCGCCTTTTTAGGAGCTATTCTAGCTTTTATTATTCGTTAA
- a CDS encoding YlbF family regulator — protein MSNIYDTANQVEREIRELAEFKALEQAYDEVKADEEAYKLFKEFQTFQQSLQEKQMRGEEFSEEDAEKAQTLATEVQKATVINQLMEKEQAFSLIVNDLNRIIMTPIRDLYND, from the coding sequence ATGAGCAATATCTATGATACAGCCAATCAAGTAGAACGTGAGATTCGTGAATTAGCAGAATTCAAAGCGCTAGAACAAGCGTATGATGAAGTGAAAGCTGACGAAGAAGCCTACAAATTATTTAAAGAATTCCAAACATTCCAACAAAGCTTACAAGAAAAACAAATGCGTGGAGAAGAATTTTCGGAAGAAGATGCTGAAAAAGCACAAACTTTAGCAACAGAAGTTCAAAAAGCAACAGTCATCAATCAATTAATGGAAAAAGAACAAGCATTTAGCTTAATTGTGAATGATTTGAATCGTATTATCATGACACCAATTCGTGATTTGTATAATGATTAA
- a CDS encoding PBP1A family penicillin-binding protein → MDVKTIIEKIKAGLKRFWIWIKPYLIRFHQWRKRIWKKYQINKIILLLGLVAVLVTSIYLFTLAKSANVGALKKGLEESTVIYDKNGDEAGKLFGQKGTFVTIDQISPYVKDALISTEDRNFETHHGYDIKGLLRAVVGKLSFGKIGGGGGGSTITQQLAKNAYLTQEQTMTRKARELFLAIEIEKKYDKQQILEMYLNNSYFGNGVWGIEDASHKYFAVSANELSVGQAATLVGMLKGPGIYNPIDYVENAVNRRNTVLQLMVDNGKLSQGEADGQASVDMGAMLVDNYSDQNSDYRYPYYFDAVIDEAVNKYGLKEEDLLNKGYKIYTALDQNYQQSMEQTYANDALFPPNAEDGAMVQSGSVALNPKTGGVQGVVGGRGEHVYRGFNFATQTKRSPGSSLKPISVYTPALESGMKPNSILEDKPQDYYPAENYSRTNAGEVPMYQALGESLNLPAVWTLHKIGLDRGFEKTQKFGIPLAKEDKYYGLALGGLKTGVSPLTMANAYSPFATGGSQSEAHLITKIVDSTGAVIEDKTTVKSKQIITKDVADQMTSMLLGVFSSGTGINADPPGYVMAGKTGTTETNFDTDKTNDQWVVGFTPDVVIATWLGFEQTSESHYLQGSSATHASTVFSSQAQGIMANTPQTPFTVADAYATGGEVMPAGQTPSENNNNEAWKDSVKEGAKDIGGKLKEGASDIGGKIKEGWDKTKNGLKDLFGGLAGE, encoded by the coding sequence ATGGACGTTAAAACAATTATAGAGAAAATCAAAGCAGGTCTTAAACGCTTTTGGATTTGGATCAAACCATACCTTATTCGGTTTCATCAATGGAGAAAGCGGATATGGAAAAAATATCAAATCAATAAAATCATTTTATTACTAGGGTTAGTTGCCGTTTTAGTGACGAGCATTTATTTATTTACGTTAGCGAAATCAGCGAATGTAGGAGCTTTAAAGAAAGGGCTAGAAGAATCCACGGTGATTTATGATAAAAATGGGGATGAAGCAGGAAAGCTCTTTGGGCAAAAAGGAACCTTTGTCACGATTGATCAGATTTCTCCTTATGTCAAGGATGCCTTGATTTCAACTGAGGATCGAAACTTTGAAACCCATCATGGGTACGATATTAAAGGGCTGCTTCGTGCAGTCGTGGGGAAACTAAGTTTTGGAAAAATCGGCGGTGGTGGCGGAGGAAGTACGATTACGCAGCAATTAGCCAAAAATGCCTATCTCACACAGGAACAGACAATGACGCGTAAAGCACGAGAATTGTTTTTAGCAATCGAAATTGAGAAAAAATATGATAAACAGCAAATTTTAGAAATGTATTTGAATAATTCATACTTCGGTAATGGTGTGTGGGGGATTGAAGATGCCTCTCACAAGTATTTTGCGGTAAGTGCGAATGAATTATCCGTTGGTCAAGCAGCGACATTAGTCGGTATGTTAAAAGGACCAGGGATTTATAACCCAATTGATTATGTAGAGAACGCTGTGAATCGACGGAATACAGTCTTACAGTTAATGGTAGACAATGGTAAATTATCCCAAGGTGAAGCAGACGGGCAAGCAAGTGTAGATATGGGTGCAATGTTAGTTGATAATTATTCGGATCAAAACTCAGATTATCGATACCCGTATTATTTTGATGCAGTTATTGATGAAGCAGTTAATAAGTATGGCTTAAAAGAAGAAGACTTATTAAATAAAGGCTACAAAATTTATACAGCCTTAGACCAAAATTATCAACAATCAATGGAACAAACCTATGCCAATGATGCGTTATTCCCACCAAATGCAGAAGATGGAGCAATGGTTCAAAGTGGTTCTGTTGCGTTAAATCCAAAAACAGGTGGCGTACAAGGTGTGGTCGGCGGTCGTGGGGAACACGTTTATCGTGGATTTAACTTCGCTACTCAAACCAAACGTTCGCCAGGTTCATCATTAAAACCAATTTCAGTTTATACGCCTGCCTTAGAATCTGGGATGAAACCAAACAGTATCTTAGAAGATAAGCCGCAAGACTATTATCCGGCAGAAAATTATAGTCGAACAAATGCAGGTGAAGTACCAATGTATCAAGCATTAGGCGAAAGCTTGAACTTGCCGGCAGTCTGGACGTTGCATAAAATTGGTTTGGATCGAGGATTTGAAAAAACACAAAAATTCGGCATTCCGTTAGCCAAAGAAGATAAATATTATGGCTTGGCTTTAGGTGGTTTGAAAACAGGAGTCTCTCCTTTAACGATGGCAAATGCTTATAGTCCTTTTGCGACAGGTGGTTCTCAATCAGAGGCGCATTTGATCACAAAAATTGTTGATTCAACAGGGGCTGTGATAGAAGATAAGACGACTGTAAAAAGCAAACAAATCATCACTAAAGATGTAGCCGATCAAATGACTAGTATGCTTTTAGGTGTTTTTAGTTCAGGAACAGGAATTAATGCTGATCCGCCAGGGTATGTGATGGCTGGAAAAACTGGAACAACTGAAACGAATTTTGATACTGACAAAACCAATGACCAGTGGGTAGTTGGGTTTACGCCAGATGTTGTGATTGCAACATGGCTTGGTTTTGAACAAACAAGTGAAAGTCATTATCTACAAGGAAGTAGTGCCACACACGCGTCAACAGTCTTTAGTAGTCAAGCACAAGGGATTATGGCCAATACACCGCAAACACCATTTACAGTGGCAGATGCATATGCAACAGGCGGAGAAGTGATGCCGGCAGGACAAACACCCTCTGAAAACAACAATAATGAAGCATGGAAAGACAGTGTGAAAGAAGGAGCAAAAGATATCGGTGGTAAGCTAAAGGAAGGTGCCTCTGATATCGGCGGTAAAATCAAAGAAGGCTGGGATAAAACGAAAAATGGATTGAAAGATCTCTTTGGTGGCTTGGCGGGAGAATAA
- a CDS encoding YcxB family protein has translation MNITFSQAITKENWTNFNKKYYNYKFKKRKRLLFTLGVLSVLFLLFSLFNIWRIFQQPVNMFFEINLHNLLLYCPIYFWASMIFLLLAIEFFVLYRFQLDFMMKRFLRNPKNASIFIDRHYTITDETIEITSEFTSSVYAWPSFIEVVETDVAIGLFINSSTVLLILKQNLMSYQLEQLQSAIYKHLSAHYIYLD, from the coding sequence ATGAATATAACTTTTAGTCAAGCAATAACCAAAGAAAATTGGACGAACTTTAATAAAAAATATTACAATTATAAATTTAAAAAGAGAAAACGACTCTTGTTTACCTTGGGTGTCCTTTCTGTACTATTTTTACTCTTTTCACTTTTTAATATCTGGAGAATTTTTCAACAACCAGTCAACATGTTCTTTGAAATAAATTTACATAATTTACTTCTCTATTGCCCTATCTATTTTTGGGCGTCAATGATTTTTTTACTTCTTGCAATTGAATTTTTTGTTCTCTATCGCTTTCAACTTGATTTTATGATGAAAAGATTTTTGAGAAATCCTAAAAATGCATCTATTTTTATCGACAGACACTATACGATTACCGATGAAACGATTGAGATTACTTCTGAGTTCACTTCTTCCGTTTACGCATGGCCAAGTTTTATTGAAGTCGTTGAAACAGATGTAGCAATTGGATTATTCATTAATTCATCAACCGTTTTGCTCATCCTTAAGCAAAACCTGATGTCTTATCAACTTGAACAACTTCAATCGGCTATTTATAAACACTTATCTGCTCATTATATTTATTTAGACTGA
- a CDS encoding RluA family pseudouridine synthase translates to MDLSIQLPKNFKEQTVRELLEEEWLVPRKVRHFLRTRKNVSINGEPALFHFPVKSGDIITLQFESEDYPTPALLLGNEAKVEVLFEDEHLIILNKPIGMKTHPNQPDEEDTLLNHLAAYLAPKKQTPYVVHRLDKETSGAILFAKNPFVLPILGRLLESKQIYRRYQAVISGNLKESLTIRKKIGRDRHDRRKRVIDERRGDMAVTHIEVESFDDQMNHTNVYCVLETGRTHQIRVHLASIGHPIMGDPLYHPKPNGRLMLHAYELHLTHPFTGETIMAVAEPSLW, encoded by the coding sequence ATGGACTTATCCATCCAGTTACCGAAGAATTTTAAAGAACAAACCGTTCGAGAATTACTTGAAGAAGAGTGGCTCGTTCCACGTAAAGTACGTCACTTTTTGCGCACTCGAAAAAATGTTTCGATCAATGGAGAGCCTGCTTTATTCCATTTTCCTGTAAAAAGTGGGGATATCATTACTTTGCAGTTTGAGTCAGAAGACTATCCCACTCCTGCCCTTCTTTTAGGCAATGAGGCTAAGGTTGAGGTACTCTTTGAAGATGAACACTTGATTATTCTGAATAAACCGATAGGTATGAAAACCCACCCTAATCAACCTGATGAAGAGGATACACTACTGAACCACTTAGCCGCTTACTTAGCACCTAAAAAACAAACTCCCTATGTGGTTCATCGGTTAGATAAAGAAACTAGCGGCGCGATTTTATTTGCTAAGAATCCTTTTGTGTTACCGATTTTAGGTCGCTTATTGGAAAGTAAACAAATCTATCGGCGCTATCAAGCAGTCATTTCAGGCAATCTAAAAGAGTCGTTGACCATTCGGAAAAAAATTGGTCGTGACCGACATGATCGTCGAAAACGAGTGATTGATGAACGCCGTGGTGATATGGCCGTTACCCATATTGAAGTTGAATCTTTTGATGACCAAATGAACCATACCAACGTTTACTGTGTGCTTGAAACGGGTCGAACCCATCAAATCCGCGTGCACTTAGCAAGTATTGGACATCCGATCATGGGTGATCCTTTATATCATCCAAAACCTAATGGTCGCTTGATGCTTCATGCTTATGAACTACACCTGACACACCCATTTACTGGGGAAACAATTATGGCCGTCGCTGAGCCAAGTCTGTGGTAA
- a CDS encoding phosphomannomutase/phosphoglucomutase, whose product MDLKALQNGSDIRGIAVDHEGKTANLTSTQVGKIAVGMVYWLRDEKKLVEKHQSGKLKIGIGHDSRISADSLKQALLDSFVEQNIEVLDFGLATTPAMFMSTQFPQYDCDAAIMITASHLPYYFNGLKLFTKSGGAEKADIAYILAHADEPALKAKGTVTKTSILEDYSADLTEKIRKGMKTTEEKPLSGFHIIVDAGNGAGGFFAEKVLAQLGADITGSQFLDPDGMFPNHIPNPDNKEAMESIQQAVLSNKADLGVIFDTDVDRSAVVDASGEVINRNNLIAVLATIVLAEYPDSSIVTNSPTSSHLKAFIESLGGKQVRYISGYRNVINKMIELNDEGINTPLAIETSGHAAFKENYYLDDGAYVIAKILMLLPKLRKEGSTLGELISSLKQPAETQELRFEILADHVREYGEQVIRELNAFVTSHSGMNVDPENHEGIRVNVFDEYGSGWFLLRMSLHEPLLVLQVENDQVGMNQAVFKELAGFFKNYKQLDLAKLNEVLNK is encoded by the coding sequence ATGGATTTGAAAGCGTTACAAAATGGGTCGGATATCAGAGGAATAGCGGTAGATCATGAGGGAAAAACAGCGAATTTAACCTCAACACAAGTCGGGAAAATCGCAGTAGGGATGGTTTATTGGCTTCGTGATGAAAAGAAGTTAGTTGAAAAGCATCAATCAGGAAAATTAAAAATCGGTATCGGTCATGATAGCCGTATTTCAGCAGATAGCCTAAAACAAGCATTGCTCGACAGCTTCGTTGAGCAAAATATCGAAGTGTTGGATTTTGGTTTAGCCACAACGCCAGCCATGTTTATGTCCACTCAGTTTCCTCAATATGATTGCGATGCGGCGATCATGATTACAGCGAGTCATTTGCCTTATTATTTTAATGGATTGAAGCTATTCACAAAATCTGGTGGTGCAGAAAAAGCGGATATTGCGTATATTTTAGCACATGCTGACGAGCCGGCACTTAAAGCGAAAGGAACTGTAACCAAAACCTCGATTTTAGAAGATTACTCCGCTGATTTAACTGAGAAAATTCGTAAAGGGATGAAAACGACAGAAGAAAAACCTTTATCTGGTTTTCATATTATCGTAGATGCAGGAAACGGGGCGGGCGGTTTCTTTGCAGAAAAAGTCTTAGCCCAACTTGGCGCGGACATCACAGGTTCTCAATTTTTAGACCCTGATGGCATGTTCCCCAATCATATTCCCAATCCTGATAATAAAGAAGCGATGGAAAGTATTCAACAAGCTGTTTTGAGCAATAAGGCCGATTTAGGTGTGATCTTTGATACAGATGTGGATCGTTCTGCGGTGGTGGATGCCTCTGGTGAAGTGATCAACCGAAACAACCTGATTGCTGTTTTAGCAACGATTGTTTTGGCTGAATATCCAGACAGCAGCATTGTGACAAATTCTCCAACATCAAGTCATTTAAAAGCCTTTATCGAATCTCTAGGCGGCAAACAAGTGCGCTATATTTCTGGCTATCGGAATGTCATCAATAAAATGATTGAACTTAATGATGAAGGAATCAACACGCCGCTAGCAATCGAAACAAGTGGACATGCGGCTTTTAAAGAGAATTACTATTTAGATGATGGAGCGTATGTTATTGCGAAAATTCTGATGCTACTTCCTAAACTAAGAAAAGAAGGATCAACGCTTGGTGAGTTGATTAGTTCCTTAAAACAACCAGCAGAAACCCAAGAATTACGTTTTGAGATTTTAGCAGATCATGTTCGTGAGTATGGGGAGCAAGTGATCCGAGAGTTAAATGCTTTTGTGACAAGTCATAGCGGTATGAATGTCGACCCAGAAAATCATGAAGGAATTCGAGTAAATGTTTTTGATGAATATGGTAGTGGTTGGTTTTTACTGAGAATGAGTTTGCACGAACCGCTGTTAGTCTTGCAAGTCGAAAATGATCAAGTTGGAATGAATCAAGCCGTTTTCAAAGAATTAGCGGGTTTCTTTAAAAACTATAAACAGTTAGACTTAGCGAAATTAAATGAAGTATTGAATAAATAA
- the argR gene encoding arginine repressor yields the protein MKKTDRQRLIKQLITENEIETQDDLIALLEQSGVKATQATVSRDVREMSIVKTHGSDGRVKYALFSQQQASSSEDKLKESVKDSVIRMERVQFMVIVHTDMGAADVVTNFLDEVSYEEIAGTVAGVDTIIIIARSEEDAKAVVARFEAMMD from the coding sequence ATGAAAAAAACAGATCGACAACGGTTAATCAAACAACTAATCACAGAAAATGAAATAGAAACCCAAGACGACCTGATTGCACTTCTTGAACAATCAGGTGTCAAAGCAACTCAAGCGACTGTCTCAAGAGACGTTCGTGAAATGAGCATCGTTAAAACCCATGGGTCAGATGGTCGAGTGAAATACGCCTTATTCTCGCAACAACAAGCTTCTAGCAGTGAAGACAAACTAAAAGAATCTGTCAAAGATTCAGTGATTCGTATGGAACGTGTCCAGTTTATGGTGATTGTCCATACCGATATGGGAGCAGCCGATGTGGTGACGAACTTTTTAGACGAAGTCAGCTACGAAGAAATTGCAGGAACTGTTGCAGGAGTCGATACAATCATTATCATTGCTCGCTCAGAAGAAGACGCAAAAGCGGTCGTTGCACGTTTTGAAGCGATGATGGATTAA
- a CDS encoding Fic family protein — protein sequence MTYKHLRKYSYDDPVKYSDEVMKRTNNFVAVKLPFHINPFSREQKQYDKNFQLFYLPIKEISFLREKLYENSKKITSLMGNLPPVAQKKVFFNNLIEEIKATNDIEGIHSTRKEIGEAIAEVEENLTKNKRFHGLVNLYMKFQDSEYSEIKTIEDIRTIYDALLDAEIDKNDLPDGKLFRTNKVYISKNGKHVHEGIGNQNTTEVDISNALQNLVNFMNNHEVPSLEKCITSHYYLEYIHPFYDGNGRLGRFIACSYLSRKLDFLSAISFSSSIKKQKGVYGTAFSEVSHPRNHGELTLFIIEMFELLSKGQENIIDNLVLGINSLKTIIAYLDTLELNELQYNILFILSQDYLFSAAGDNIKDKDFLDICEVGRKKINTAMEFLKANDFIVEVKQKPKTHALSKSFISEINRLID from the coding sequence ATGACTTATAAACACCTAAGGAAATATAGTTATGATGACCCCGTTAAATATTCCGATGAAGTTATGAAACGTACTAATAATTTTGTTGCAGTAAAGCTTCCGTTTCATATTAATCCTTTTTCAAGGGAGCAAAAACAATACGACAAAAATTTCCAACTGTTTTATCTTCCTATAAAAGAAATCAGTTTTCTCAGAGAAAAATTATACGAAAATTCTAAAAAGATAACCAGTTTAATGGGAAATCTTCCCCCTGTTGCTCAAAAAAAGGTTTTCTTTAACAATTTGATTGAAGAAATCAAAGCAACAAATGATATAGAAGGAATACACAGTACTCGAAAGGAAATCGGAGAAGCGATTGCTGAAGTTGAAGAAAACCTAACAAAGAACAAAAGATTTCATGGTTTAGTAAATTTATATATGAAATTCCAAGATAGTGAATATAGCGAGATTAAAACAATCGAAGATATCCGCACGATTTATGATGCTCTTCTCGATGCCGAAATAGACAAAAATGATTTACCAGATGGAAAATTGTTCAGAACAAATAAAGTATATATAAGTAAAAACGGCAAACATGTACATGAAGGTATAGGAAATCAAAATACAACCGAAGTAGACATATCTAATGCTCTCCAAAACCTTGTTAATTTCATGAATAATCATGAAGTTCCATCTCTTGAAAAATGCATAACCTCTCATTATTATTTAGAATACATCCATCCATTTTACGATGGGAATGGTAGATTAGGACGTTTCATTGCTTGTTCTTATTTATCTAGAAAACTAGATTTTCTTTCAGCAATAAGTTTTAGTAGTTCAATAAAAAAACAAAAAGGCGTTTATGGTACCGCATTTTCTGAAGTATCACATCCACGTAATCATGGTGAATTGACACTTTTCATCATTGAAATGTTTGAACTCTTATCAAAAGGACAAGAAAATATTATTGATAACTTAGTTTTAGGAATCAATTCTTTAAAGACAATCATTGCCTACTTAGATACCTTAGAACTAAATGAACTTCAATATAATATTTTATTCATCCTTTCCCAAGATTATTTATTTTCTGCCGCAGGTGATAATATTAAAGATAAAGACTTTCTTGATATTTGTGAAGTAGGCAGAAAAAAAATAAATACAGCTATGGAATTTTTAAAAGCGAATGATTTTATTGTCGAAGTGAAACAAAAACCTAAAACTCATGCTCTTTCAAAATCTTTTATTAGCGAAATCAATCGGTTGATAGATTAA
- a CDS encoding ABC transporter permease/substrate-binding protein, translating into MGKLIETFAARKEEFIQAVVEHIQLSLLSLLIAILIAIPLAILLTNYKKVAEFVLQITGIFQTIPSLALLGLLIPLIGIGSPPAIVALVIYALFPILQNTYTGLTEIDPSLEEAAEAFGMNKREKLIKFELQLALPYIISGIRTATVMIIGTATLAALIGAGGLGTFILLGIDRNNVYLILIGAISSAVLAVLFNFGIHLLEKATVRRIIAAFMVLLALLVGSFVYTHQEAEKKEITVAGKLGAEPDILINMYKELIEANSDIHVNLKSNFGKTSFLFNALKSGEIDVYPEFSGTVLETFLKDNKNTSHDPKEVYEYARNQIKKQENMDYLEPMRYQNTYAVAVKRSFAEENGLKTIEDLKKVETQLKAGFTLEFIDREDGYKGLQKLYNLNFDVKSMEPSLRYQAINNGDVNVVDAYSTDSELKQYDLVILEDNKELFPPYQGAPLLKAETLKKYPELKELLQPLVGKITEEEMSEMNYQVNVEQKDPATVAHDYLVEHKMLEK; encoded by the coding sequence ATGGGAAAACTGATCGAAACATTTGCGGCCCGTAAAGAAGAGTTTATTCAAGCGGTTGTAGAGCATATCCAATTGTCTTTACTGTCCTTGCTGATTGCAATTCTTATCGCAATTCCGTTAGCTATTTTACTAACGAATTATAAAAAAGTGGCTGAATTTGTCTTACAAATCACAGGGATTTTCCAAACGATTCCGTCACTAGCATTATTAGGATTATTGATTCCATTAATCGGTATCGGCAGTCCACCAGCCATTGTGGCTTTAGTGATTTATGCGTTATTTCCCATTTTACAAAATACCTATACAGGCTTGACCGAAATTGATCCTTCACTGGAAGAAGCGGCCGAAGCTTTTGGGATGAACAAACGGGAAAAGCTAATCAAATTTGAATTGCAGTTGGCGTTGCCGTATATCATTTCAGGCATTCGCACAGCAACAGTGATGATCATTGGAACAGCTACCCTTGCGGCATTGATCGGCGCAGGTGGTTTGGGAACGTTTATTTTACTGGGAATCGACCGAAACAATGTGTACCTGATTTTGATTGGGGCCATTTCTTCTGCTGTCTTGGCTGTCCTGTTTAATTTTGGGATTCACTTATTAGAAAAAGCCACGGTTAGACGAATCATAGCAGCCTTCATGGTCTTACTTGCCTTATTAGTGGGTTCATTTGTTTACACGCATCAAGAAGCAGAAAAAAAAGAGATCACCGTTGCAGGGAAATTAGGCGCAGAACCGGATATCTTGATCAACATGTATAAAGAATTGATCGAAGCAAATAGTGACATCCATGTAAACTTAAAATCAAACTTCGGAAAAACCAGTTTCTTATTCAATGCCTTAAAATCGGGTGAAATCGATGTCTATCCTGAGTTTTCGGGAACCGTTCTTGAAACCTTCTTAAAGGACAATAAGAACACCTCCCACGATCCAAAAGAAGTCTACGAATATGCACGAAATCAAATCAAAAAACAAGAAAATATGGATTATTTAGAACCAATGCGTTATCAAAATACCTATGCTGTTGCGGTGAAACGATCATTTGCAGAAGAAAATGGACTGAAAACGATTGAGGATTTGAAAAAAGTTGAGACTCAGTTAAAAGCTGGCTTCACGCTAGAATTTATCGACCGTGAAGACGGGTATAAAGGGTTGCAAAAATTGTATAACTTGAATTTTGATGTGAAGTCGATGGAACCATCCTTGCGTTATCAAGCCATCAATAATGGGGATGTTAATGTAGTGGACGCTTATTCGACAGATAGTGAATTGAAGCAATATGATTTGGTGATTTTAGAAGATAACAAAGAACTCTTTCCACCGTATCAAGGAGCGCCATTGTTGAAAGCTGAGACACTTAAGAAATATCCGGAATTAAAAGAATTATTGCAACCATTAGTTGGTAAAATCACGGAAGAAGAAATGAGTGAGATGAATTACCAAGTGAATGTGGAGCAAAAAGATCCAGCGACTGTTGCACATGATTATTTAGTGGAGCATAAAATGTTGGAAAAATAG
- a CDS encoding ABC transporter ATP-binding protein: MIKFQNVSKKYHDQLVLENFDISIKDGEFFVLVGPSGSGKTTTLKMINRLIEPTDGDIYFNDRRLIDYNLKDLRLKTGYVLQQIALFPNLTVAENIELIPEMKRWSKTKRRERTEELLKKVSLPPEEYLHRKPAELSGGEQQRIGILRAIAAKPDIILMDEPFSALDPISRGQLQLLIKELHKELASTVVFVTHDMNEALLLGDRICVMKEGKIVQTDTPEAIKNHPANEFVAQFFQHEHTNLANYCVENLVESGLIEDGQVASETTVNLGTDLPSVIRLLIEGKTVVLVDESGPVGEITERMILRFIETKIEKGDQ; this comes from the coding sequence ATGATTAAGTTTCAAAATGTATCTAAAAAATACCACGATCAATTGGTATTAGAAAACTTCGACATTTCAATTAAAGATGGTGAATTTTTTGTATTAGTAGGCCCGAGTGGAAGTGGAAAAACAACCACTTTAAAAATGATCAATCGGTTGATTGAACCAACGGATGGGGATATCTATTTTAATGACCGCAGACTAATTGATTACAATCTAAAAGATCTACGCTTAAAAACTGGCTACGTTTTACAGCAAATCGCACTTTTTCCTAATCTAACCGTTGCAGAAAACATCGAATTGATTCCAGAAATGAAGCGCTGGAGCAAAACGAAAAGACGGGAAAGAACAGAAGAGCTATTAAAAAAAGTCAGCTTGCCTCCAGAAGAATATCTTCACCGAAAGCCTGCTGAATTATCTGGTGGTGAACAACAACGTATTGGCATCTTACGAGCAATTGCGGCTAAACCAGATATTATCTTGATGGATGAACCATTCAGCGCGTTAGATCCAATTTCCAGAGGGCAACTCCAATTATTGATCAAAGAGTTGCATAAAGAATTAGCAAGTACCGTTGTTTTTGTAACCCATGATATGAATGAAGCCTTACTTTTAGGTGATCGAATTTGTGTGATGAAAGAAGGAAAAATCGTTCAAACAGATACGCCAGAAGCAATCAAGAATCACCCTGCTAATGAGTTTGTAGCACAATTCTTCCAACATGAACACACTAATTTGGCGAATTATTGTGTAGAAAACTTAGTAGAATCTGGATTGATAGAAGATGGGCAAGTAGCTAGTGAGACCACCGTGAATTTAGGTACGGATTTACCAAGTGTGATTCGTTTACTTATAGAGGGGAAAACGGTTGTACTAGTTGACGAATCTGGTCCAGTTGGTGAAATTACAGAGCGAATGATTTTACGTTTTATAGAGACGAAGATAGAAAAAGGTGATCAATAA